Proteins encoded by one window of Salmo trutta chromosome 17, fSalTru1.1, whole genome shotgun sequence:
- the armc10 gene encoding armadillo repeat-containing protein 10 — protein MGDGSVIPKFGSMKALLGIVAGAGASYGIYKLLSVTSFKENKKSAYSESRGPKNNSPGGIVLQPGSLLAKVSGLDVVRGGESQAVDVASSDIISRSPGSLEPQHLKMLLSLLQGSPNPSDRAQILITLGNTAAFTVNQDLIRELGGLHVIAGFLSDPVPEVRVQTLNALNNLSMNLRNQEQLKVYVAQVLELIEMSPVNSDLQMAALRLLTNLSVTDDHHQLLRGSITLLLSLLVVSNQVLQIQVLKVLVNLSSNPDMMDDIVQAQAPASVVLLFDVRTSSAVLLRLLMFAGNLKAWRPSAQVAEALRRRQDGLYRVLLDESSQLQSKLIQLLSHPDGEVRAQVARVLL, from the exons ATGGGCGATGGCAGTGTCATACCCAAGTTCGGTAGTATGAAGGCTTTGCTTGGGATAGTCGCCGGGGCTGGAGCCTCCTACGGGATTTATAAACTTCTCAGTGTAACTAGCTTCaaggaaaataaaaaaagtgCCTACAGCGAAAGTCGTGGCCCCAAGAATAACTCACCCGGTGGTATAGTTCTGCAGCCAGGGAGCTTGTTAGCTAAGGTGTCCGGGCTGGATGTGGTTCGTGGAGGCGAAAGTCAGGCCGTGGATGTTGCATCAA GTGACATCATCTCTAGATCACCTGGAAGCCTGGAGCCACAACACCTGAAGATGCTCCTGTCACTTCTTCAGGGCAGCCCCAACCCCTCTGACAGAGCCCAGATCCTCATCACTTTAGGAAATACTGCTGCCTTCACTGTAAACCAG gaTCTCATCCGTGAGTTAGGGGGCCTTCACGTCATAGCTGGCTTCCTGTCAGATCCTGTGCCAGAGGTCAGAGTGCAGACTCTGAATGCCTTGAATAACCTGAGCATGAACCTTAGGAACCAAGAGCAACTGAAG GTGTACGTGGCCCAGGTGCTGGAACTAATCGAGATGTCTCCGGTGAACTCTGACCTCCAGATGGCTGCCCTCCGGCTGCTGACCAACTTGTCCGTCACAGACGACCACCACCAGCTACTCAGGGGGTCCAtcaccctcctcctttctctgcTCGTTGTTAGCAACCAAGTGTTACAG ATCCAAGTTTTAAAAGTGCTTGTGAATTTATCCTCCAATCCTGATATGATGGATGACATAGTGCAAGCTCAG GCTCCAGCCTCTGTGGTGCTGCTGTTTGACGTGCGGACCAGCTCGGCGGTTCTCCTGCGGCTGCTGATGTTTGCAGGGAACTTGAAGGCCTGGAGGCCTTCTGCCCAGGTGGCGGAGGCCCTGAGGAGGAGACAGGATGGCCTGTACCGGGTCCTGCTGGATGAGTCCTCCCAGCTCCAAAGCAAACTGATCCAGCTGCTCTCTCACCCCGATGGCGAGGTCCGAGCCCAGGTGGCCCGTGTCCTCTTGTAG